A stretch of Schistocerca nitens isolate TAMUIC-IGC-003100 chromosome 6, iqSchNite1.1, whole genome shotgun sequence DNA encodes these proteins:
- the LOC126263011 gene encoding ejaculatory bulb-specific protein 3-like, whose protein sequence is MESCVFPVVLLVALTFVCAYNNKYDNFDVEQVLNNDRLLRRYHECLVSNSDVSCTAEGKQLKRTLPEALKTDCRQCSETQKTQAEKVIKFLIHKKPDLWKSLESKYDPSGTYRRRHDAELKRLSA, encoded by the exons ATGGAGAGCTGTGTCTTTCCTGTGGTACTGCTGGTCGCGCTGACCTTTGTCTGTGCCTACAACAACAAATATGACAACTTTGACGTGGAGCAGGTGCTGAATAACGATCGCCTGCTCAGAAGATACCACGAGTGCCTCGTCTCGAATTCCGATGTCTCCTGCACTGCCGAGGGCAAACAACTCAAAC GTACTTTACCAGAAGCTCTGAAGACAGACTGCCGCCAGTGTAGTGAGACGCAGAAAACTCAGGCTGAGAAGGTGATCAAGTTTCTCATCCACAAGAAGCCAGACTTGTGGAAGTCGCTGGAGAGCAAGTACGatccatctggcacttacaggcGAAGGCACGACGCGGAACTGAAGAGGCTCTCTGCTTGA